The Aminithiophilus ramosus genome contains a region encoding:
- a CDS encoding ISNCY family transposase produces MSGRSGVRPGIGTCAGKPPVQLRGSLHFRHLGGKSQEPTGILCRRTMVLSLVKRTGKMSLMTTRRDLLMKTKEARRLGLVEEAVAGNLTVQEVADRLGLSRRQVFRLKRRYREEGAQGLLHKGRGKPSRRRISQETRDFVVSLAKGLYRDTSCQHMAELLAEEHDLVLSAKSIARFLRAENLSLVHRHRAPKRRSRRVRRSRRGDLVQMDASPFDWFEIGERCTLHGVIDDATGEVLGLWMARNECLFGYFRVLRQMLDRHGVPRELYADRHTIFLSPKSEKLTIKEELEDSAPVTQFGRALEALGTRYVPAGSPQAKGRIERLWGTLQDRLVVAFRRAGVKTIEEANVLLAAYPGEVHNPRFARPPAEGASAFLPPPDGPALDLLLTRQTDRKASGDSTISLDGKQYALIGPRRRPLLLARGQAVKVIEKLDGKLLALVHDGLYDLAAVDKEPPATPPPVIETKTGTPCKTKKQRKPAADHPWRQNPAPPAAAVGSEQGTGSPP; encoded by the coding sequence ATGTCAGGGCGATCAGGGGTGCGGCCAGGGATTGGAACATGTGCCGGGAAGCCTCCTGTCCAGTTGAGGGGATCTCTCCATTTCAGGCATCTCGGGGGAAAAAGTCAAGAGCCGACGGGCATCCTGTGTCGCCGGACAATGGTATTGTCACTCGTGAAGAGGACAGGGAAAATGTCACTTATGACGACCAGGAGAGACCTACTCATGAAGACAAAAGAAGCAAGGCGCTTGGGGTTGGTGGAAGAGGCTGTCGCGGGCAACCTGACGGTTCAGGAGGTGGCCGATCGGCTCGGTCTGAGCCGCCGTCAGGTCTTTCGGCTCAAACGACGCTACCGGGAAGAAGGAGCGCAGGGGCTCCTGCACAAGGGACGAGGCAAACCGTCCCGGCGCAGAATCTCTCAGGAGACACGGGATTTCGTCGTCAGTCTGGCCAAGGGTCTTTACAGGGATACGAGCTGTCAGCACATGGCCGAACTCCTTGCCGAAGAGCATGATCTCGTGCTGAGCGCCAAGAGCATCGCCCGTTTCCTTCGCGCGGAGAACCTGTCCCTCGTTCATCGCCACCGGGCCCCGAAGCGGCGTTCCCGCAGGGTCCGACGGTCCCGACGAGGCGATCTGGTCCAGATGGACGCCTCTCCTTTCGATTGGTTCGAGATCGGTGAGCGTTGCACTCTCCACGGCGTGATTGACGATGCCACAGGAGAGGTCCTCGGTCTGTGGATGGCCAGGAATGAGTGCCTCTTCGGCTACTTCCGCGTGCTCCGTCAGATGCTTGATCGCCACGGCGTGCCTCGCGAGCTTTACGCCGACCGCCACACCATCTTCCTTTCTCCCAAGTCGGAAAAACTGACGATCAAGGAGGAGCTGGAGGACTCGGCGCCTGTAACCCAGTTCGGCCGCGCTCTGGAGGCTCTCGGAACTCGCTATGTCCCTGCAGGGTCTCCCCAGGCGAAGGGGCGGATCGAAAGGCTCTGGGGAACTCTTCAGGATCGTCTCGTCGTCGCCTTCCGACGGGCCGGAGTGAAAACGATCGAAGAGGCCAACGTCCTGCTCGCCGCCTACCCGGGAGAGGTCCATAACCCGAGGTTCGCTCGTCCTCCCGCAGAGGGGGCATCTGCCTTTCTCCCTCCGCCGGACGGACCCGCTCTCGATCTCCTCCTGACTCGCCAGACCGACCGGAAGGCCTCGGGAGACTCGACGATTTCCCTCGACGGAAAACAGTACGCCCTGATAGGCCCCCGCAGACGCCCCCTGCTTCTTGCCAGAGGACAGGCGGTCAAGGTCATCGAGAAGCTCGACGGGAAACTCCTGGCTCTTGTCCATGACGGGCTCTACGATCTCGCAGCCGTCGACAAAGAGCCCCCTGCGACTCCCCCGCCTGTCATCGAGACGAAGACAGGCACTCCATGCAAAACGAAGAAGCAGAGGAAGCCGGCGGCAGACCATCCCTGGCGACAGAATCCCGCTCCTCCTGCCGCGGCGGTCGGCTCCGAGCAAGGGACGGGTTCCCCTCCCTAG
- a CDS encoding sodium ion-translocating decarboxylase subunit beta has translation MFQSLAAPLIALTWQQSVMIGVGLALMYMAIARDLEPSLLLPMGFGTLLVNLPLSSALTQGLTEGALSMLFRVGIETELFPLLIFIAVGAMCDFTPLLTNPRMFLFGLTAQAGIFFTMGLALFLGFDLHEAASIGIIGAADGPTSIYVSNRFAPHLLGPISVAAYTYMALVPLIQPPVIRLLTSRQERAMKMAYAPKPVSKRGLIAFPVVVTVVAGLVAPASVALLGFLMFGNLLRVSGCTERLSRAAQNELANIVTILLGFSIAAVMTGERFVRPETLLIIAMGLVAFVLDTAGGVLSAKALNLLLPEGRKINPMIGAAGISAFPMSSRVIQRMGQEADKGNFLLMHAVGANVSGQIGSVLAGGLLLAFLS, from the coding sequence ATGTTCCAATCCCTGGCCGCACCCCTGATCGCCCTGACATGGCAACAATCGGTCATGATCGGCGTCGGACTGGCCCTCATGTACATGGCCATCGCCCGAGATCTCGAGCCCAGCCTGCTCCTTCCCATGGGGTTCGGGACGCTGCTGGTCAACCTCCCCCTCTCGTCGGCCCTCACCCAGGGTCTCACCGAGGGAGCCCTCTCCATGCTCTTTCGCGTCGGCATCGAGACGGAGCTCTTTCCCCTCCTCATCTTCATCGCCGTCGGGGCCATGTGCGACTTCACACCCCTTCTGACGAACCCCCGCATGTTCCTCTTCGGCCTCACGGCCCAGGCGGGCATCTTCTTCACCATGGGACTGGCCCTCTTCCTGGGCTTCGACCTCCACGAGGCGGCCTCCATCGGCATCATCGGCGCCGCCGACGGCCCCACGTCGATCTACGTCTCCAACCGCTTCGCGCCCCACCTTCTGGGCCCCATCTCCGTGGCGGCCTACACCTACATGGCCCTGGTCCCTCTCATACAGCCTCCGGTGATCCGCCTCCTGACGAGCCGTCAAGAGAGGGCCATGAAGATGGCCTACGCCCCCAAACCGGTCTCGAAAAGGGGCCTCATCGCCTTTCCTGTCGTCGTCACCGTCGTCGCCGGACTCGTCGCCCCCGCCTCCGTGGCCCTCCTGGGATTCCTCATGTTCGGCAACCTCCTCCGCGTCAGCGGCTGCACGGAACGCCTCTCGCGGGCGGCCCAGAACGAGCTGGCCAACATCGTCACCATCCTTCTGGGCTTCTCCATCGCCGCCGTCATGACGGGCGAACGCTTCGTCCGCCCCGAGACGCTCCTCATCATCGCCATGGGCCTCGTCGCCTTCGTCCTCGACACGGCCGGAGGGGTTCTCTCGGCCAAGGCTCTCAACTTGCTCCTTCCCGAGGGGAGGAAGATCAACCCCATGATCGGTGCCGCCGGCATCAGCGCCTTCCCCATGTCAAGCCGCGTCATCCAGCGGATGGGGCAGGAGGCCGACAAGGGGAACTTCCTCCTCATGCACGCCGTGGGCGCCAACGTCTCGGGCCAGATCGGCTCCGTCCTGGCCGGAGGGCTCCTCCTGGCCTTCCTGAGCTGA
- a CDS encoding AbrB family transcriptional regulator: MNWLVNVVVVFLIALPGWALLAALKMPAAAMMGAMVASTLFAVVGLAPSGPPFGLDLALQVILGLFIGLRVTKEADRIVREMGLVSLLASAWWLSLPLGLGWILYRFFGMDLATALLGTVPGGLAEMSLMAFSFSADAAMVAIMQFCRLASAMATIPLVARRLSRSKGMGQEVAARQERRKRKKDLSLPALGATLLLATTGGLVGKGLHIPAGAFVGALAATGTASYLGFRLAAPPKIVRDLAQLGLGSIIGLSATAETMRLLGRIFLPTLAITAVMLLWGLALALMVRRLARWNLMTCLIATSPGGITQLAAISEDLGADPLRVSLLHLVRLFTIYLILPPLIVRLAG, from the coding sequence GTGAACTGGCTCGTCAATGTCGTCGTCGTTTTCCTCATCGCCCTGCCCGGCTGGGCCCTTCTTGCCGCCCTGAAGATGCCCGCCGCCGCCATGATGGGGGCCATGGTCGCCTCGACCCTTTTCGCCGTCGTCGGCCTCGCCCCGTCGGGCCCTCCCTTCGGTCTCGACCTGGCCCTTCAGGTCATCCTGGGGCTCTTCATCGGCCTTCGCGTCACGAAGGAGGCCGACCGGATCGTCCGCGAGATGGGCCTCGTCTCCCTCCTGGCATCGGCCTGGTGGCTCTCCCTTCCCCTGGGACTGGGCTGGATCCTCTACCGCTTCTTCGGCATGGATCTGGCCACGGCCCTGCTTGGGACCGTCCCGGGCGGTCTGGCCGAGATGAGCCTCATGGCCTTCTCCTTCTCGGCCGATGCCGCCATGGTGGCCATCATGCAGTTCTGCCGCCTCGCCTCGGCCATGGCGACCATCCCCCTCGTGGCGCGCCGTCTCTCGCGCTCGAAGGGAATGGGGCAGGAGGTCGCGGCTCGGCAAGAGAGGAGGAAGAGAAAAAAAGACCTCTCCCTCCCCGCTCTCGGAGCCACCCTCCTTCTCGCCACGACAGGGGGCCTCGTCGGCAAGGGACTCCATATCCCCGCAGGGGCCTTCGTCGGCGCCCTTGCCGCGACGGGGACGGCCTCCTACCTCGGTTTTCGCCTCGCCGCGCCGCCCAAGATCGTCCGCGATCTGGCCCAACTCGGCCTGGGCTCCATCATCGGCCTGTCGGCCACGGCCGAGACGATGCGCCTCCTGGGCCGGATCTTCCTGCCCACCCTGGCCATCACGGCCGTCATGCTCCTCTGGGGACTGGCCCTGGCCCTCATGGTCCGCCGCCTTGCGCGGTGGAATCTCATGACCTGCCTCATCGCGACCTCTCCCGGCGGGATCACCCAGCTGGCGGCCATCTCGGAGGACCTCGGCGCCGATCCGCTGAGAGTGAGCCTCCTCCACCTCGTCCGCCTCTTCACGATCTACCTCATCCTGCCGCCCCTCATCGTCAGGCTGGCCGGATAG
- a CDS encoding ABC transporter ATP-binding protein — MAVRLELKDVSKIFEKDGEPVRAVDAVSLSVAPGEMVTFLGPSGCGKTTTLRMVAGFESPSGGEITLDGRDVTGLPVNRRDMGFVFQNYALFPHMSVFEKVAYGLRVKGLEEGMIGRRVREGLDLVGLERAERRFSNQLSGGEQRRVALARVLVLEPQVLLMDEPLFNLDAKLRVHMRTEIRRIQRHLGVTCLYVTHDQSEALTLSDRIMVMRGGRVEQIGTLSKSTAIPALFSWPISSVRPTSFPAGSSLWKGIGCSSPSSTGFFLSGPSGARPFPSPTRSPSSSGPKTFCPRRRGFRGR; from the coding sequence ATGGCCGTTCGTCTTGAACTGAAAGATGTCTCCAAAATATTCGAGAAGGATGGCGAGCCCGTCCGGGCCGTCGACGCCGTTTCCCTCTCCGTCGCCCCGGGAGAGATGGTGACCTTTCTGGGGCCTTCCGGCTGCGGCAAGACGACGACGCTGCGCATGGTGGCCGGTTTCGAGAGCCCCTCGGGCGGCGAGATAACCCTCGACGGCCGCGACGTGACCGGCCTTCCCGTCAACCGCCGCGATATGGGCTTCGTCTTTCAGAACTACGCCCTCTTTCCCCACATGAGCGTCTTCGAAAAGGTCGCCTACGGATTGAGGGTCAAAGGCCTCGAGGAGGGAATGATCGGGCGCCGCGTCCGCGAGGGGCTCGACCTGGTGGGACTCGAAAGGGCCGAGCGGCGCTTTTCCAACCAGCTTTCCGGAGGCGAGCAGCGGCGCGTGGCCCTGGCGAGGGTCCTCGTCCTCGAGCCGCAGGTGCTGCTCATGGACGAACCTCTCTTCAACCTGGACGCCAAGCTGCGCGTTCACATGCGCACCGAGATACGGCGCATCCAGAGACATCTCGGCGTGACCTGTCTCTATGTCACCCACGACCAGAGCGAGGCCCTCACCCTCTCGGACCGGATCATGGTCATGCGGGGAGGCCGTGTCGAGCAGATCGGTACCCTCTCGAAATCTACAGCGATCCCCGCTCTCTTTTCGTGGCCGATTTCATCGGTCAGGCCAACGTCATTCCCGGCAGGGTCCTCTCTCTGGAAGGGGATCGGCTGTTCGTCTCCCTCTTCGACAGGGTTTTTCCTGTCCGGGCCGTCAGGGGCGAGACCTTTTCCGTCGCCGACGAGGTCTCCGTCGTCGTCAGGCCCGAAAACCTTCTGCCCTCGGAGGAGGGGATTCCGGGGACGGTGA
- a CDS encoding ABC transporter permease: protein MGNFNFYGFWGTWLSETLTYFPISFLTLTAVLSAIDPNLEDAGLSMGASPGRVFRTVTLPLSTPGIANSILLLFAGSLADFATPLVLGGHSFPVLPTQAYLQITGLYDLRGGAALSFLLLLPAMAVYFLQRFWVGKKSYVTITGKAGSRSSYKRTGRFSEGILLAICLSLAAFILYLCSIIFWGALVKVWGVDNSLTLENFRYVFTHGRKALTDTLKIAAVATPLGGLMAVVVGFLVQRKTFRGNRVMEFVSMLNYALPGTAVGIAYVIAFNERPILLTGTMTILVAAYMFRYQAAGIRSVVASLHQIDRSMEEASASLGAGAARTFFRVTLPLIVPALLMGMRYLFIHCMTAISATIFLVSVRWSLLTTRILECMTELQFAQACAFSVVLILLVFVATALMVGLTRLATRRLSGEGGPT, encoded by the coding sequence GTGGGCAACTTCAACTTCTACGGTTTCTGGGGGACCTGGCTTTCGGAGACGCTCACCTATTTCCCCATTTCCTTCCTCACCCTGACGGCGGTCCTTTCGGCCATCGACCCCAATCTCGAAGACGCCGGTCTCTCCATGGGCGCCTCGCCTGGCCGGGTCTTTCGGACCGTGACGCTTCCTCTGTCGACGCCGGGCATCGCCAACTCGATCCTGCTCCTTTTCGCCGGATCTCTGGCCGATTTCGCCACGCCTCTCGTGCTGGGAGGCCACAGCTTCCCCGTTCTCCCCACTCAGGCCTATCTCCAGATCACGGGGCTCTACGACCTCAGGGGAGGAGCGGCCCTCTCCTTCCTGCTCCTCCTGCCCGCCATGGCCGTCTACTTTCTTCAGCGTTTCTGGGTCGGGAAAAAGAGCTATGTCACCATCACGGGAAAGGCGGGCAGCCGTTCGTCCTACAAGAGGACGGGACGGTTCTCCGAAGGGATTCTCCTCGCTATCTGTCTTTCCCTGGCGGCCTTCATTCTCTACCTCTGCTCGATTATCTTCTGGGGGGCCCTGGTGAAGGTCTGGGGCGTCGACAACAGTCTGACGCTGGAGAACTTCCGCTACGTCTTCACCCACGGCAGGAAGGCCCTTACGGACACGCTCAAGATCGCCGCCGTGGCCACGCCTCTGGGCGGTCTGATGGCCGTCGTCGTGGGGTTTCTCGTCCAGAGGAAAACGTTTCGGGGCAACCGCGTCATGGAGTTCGTCTCCATGCTCAATTACGCTCTGCCGGGGACGGCCGTCGGCATCGCCTATGTCATCGCCTTCAACGAGCGGCCCATCCTCCTGACGGGAACCATGACGATTCTCGTGGCGGCCTACATGTTCCGCTACCAGGCCGCGGGCATCCGTTCCGTCGTGGCCTCCCTCCACCAGATCGACCGTTCCATGGAGGAGGCCTCGGCCAGTCTGGGAGCGGGAGCGGCGCGGACCTTTTTCCGAGTCACCCTGCCCCTGATCGTTCCCGCCCTGCTCATGGGGATGCGCTACCTCTTCATCCACTGCATGACGGCCATCAGCGCCACCATTTTTCTCGTCTCCGTGCGGTGGAGCCTCCTGACGACGCGCATCCTGGAGTGCATGACGGAGCTCCAGTTCGCCCAGGCCTGCGCCTTCTCCGTCGTGCTCATTCTCCTCGTCTTCGTCGCCACGGCTCTCATGGTGGGGCTCACTCGCCTGGCGACGCGACGTCTGTCCGGCGAAGGAGGCCCGACCTGA
- a CDS encoding ABC transporter permease family protein, translated as MKSVPSPARDRSLLPALVAVWLSLGLFVLYPLSRLFLVTFVSDGSLSFSGLSSVLTNGYDRRAFVNSLWLATTVSLSGTFVGYVCAFVVTRLPLSPWLKGGFGAVTTLPLISPPFTSSIALTLSLGPNGMLLKFLGLWATSTSTVSGGPGFRRRSPISPFPSSP; from the coding sequence ATGAAATCCGTTCCCTCTCCGGCGAGAGATCGTTCCCTCCTCCCGGCCCTCGTCGCCGTCTGGCTTTCCCTGGGACTTTTCGTCCTCTACCCCCTGTCCCGGCTTTTTCTGGTCACCTTCGTCTCCGACGGCAGTCTCTCCTTTTCCGGTCTCTCCAGCGTCCTGACCAACGGGTACGACCGGAGGGCCTTCGTCAACAGCCTCTGGCTGGCCACGACCGTCTCCCTTTCGGGGACCTTCGTCGGCTATGTCTGCGCCTTCGTGGTGACGCGCCTTCCCCTGTCCCCGTGGCTCAAGGGAGGGTTCGGCGCCGTCACGACGCTGCCCCTCATTTCGCCCCCCTTCACCAGCAGCATCGCCCTGACCCTCTCGCTGGGGCCCAACGGCATGCTTCTCAAATTCCTGGGGCTGTGGGCAACTTCAACTTCTACGGTTTCTGGGGGACCTGGCTTTCGGAGACGCTCACCTATTTCCCCATTTCCTTCCTCACCCTGA
- a CDS encoding MurR/RpiR family transcriptional regulator, with the protein MGVIDAIRERWPSLSRKQSLLAKFIVDHGREAALMNASQIGAATGTSEATVTRFAYALGYGGFAPFQLALRREMQAGHACPAFRFEKREGERGSVWRRVFDVEASLLEETLALIDGAIFERFVDGLVGGSHLFLVASSPGDFLALYGFTYFRLLRDDVHLVTSLDLPFLGNLEGLRSATALVFCYPRYPRETLRLAEALADGGVRLLGLTDSLLSPLVPLVDEVLLTPHRYVTFVDPQAAALTLVHALLVALFERDRRLSEERLAHYEKAADGSDFFAIRGFSFAEALRGGPSREGRTRGSSPLSEEGGKDDE; encoded by the coding sequence TTGGGCGTCATCGACGCCATCAGGGAGAGATGGCCCTCTCTGAGCCGGAAACAGTCCCTCCTGGCCAAGTTCATCGTCGATCACGGGCGGGAGGCGGCCCTCATGAACGCCTCTCAGATCGGGGCCGCCACGGGGACGAGCGAGGCGACGGTGACCCGCTTCGCCTACGCTCTGGGTTACGGCGGGTTCGCCCCTTTTCAGCTCGCCCTGCGCCGCGAGATGCAGGCAGGCCATGCTTGTCCCGCCTTCCGCTTCGAAAAGCGGGAGGGAGAAAGGGGGAGCGTCTGGAGGCGCGTCTTCGACGTCGAAGCCTCCCTCCTGGAGGAGACCCTGGCCCTCATCGACGGAGCCATTTTCGAGCGCTTCGTCGACGGTCTCGTCGGCGGGAGCCATCTCTTCCTCGTCGCCTCGTCGCCCGGCGATTTTCTCGCCCTCTACGGCTTCACCTATTTCCGGCTGCTTCGGGACGACGTCCATCTCGTCACCTCCCTCGACCTGCCCTTTCTGGGAAATCTCGAGGGGCTTCGGTCGGCGACGGCCCTCGTCTTCTGCTACCCCCGCTACCCCCGCGAGACGCTGCGCCTGGCCGAAGCGCTGGCCGACGGCGGGGTCCGCCTTCTGGGCCTCACCGACAGCCTTCTCTCCCCCCTCGTTCCCCTCGTCGACGAGGTCCTTCTGACGCCCCACCGCTACGTCACCTTCGTCGATCCCCAGGCGGCGGCCCTTACGCTGGTCCATGCCCTGCTCGTCGCCCTCTTCGAGAGAGACCGCCGTCTCTCGGAAGAACGGCTGGCCCATTACGAAAAGGCCGCCGACGGAAGCGATTTCTTCGCCATCAGGGGCTTCAGCTTCGCCGAGGCCCTGAGAGGAGGGCCCTCTCGAGAGGGCCGAACGAGGGGGAGCTCCCCCCTGTCTGAAGAGGGAGGGAAAGACGATGAATGA
- a CDS encoding ornithine cyclodeaminase family protein, with the protein MNEALWLSQEDVKALDITMKDVMEAVEAGWRLKGEGKVELPAKPGVHPRRDCYIHAMPCWIGGEIDSAGLKWVAGYPDNPSRRGLPYNTGLFILNDCETGLVRAVMDANWMTTWRTGAASGVGALHLAPTGASVVAIIGLGTQGRINLRAMAEALPDLREVRIHDVRESQIASFLAEMEPLFPRFRYVACPTVEAVCAGADVVITCTPILADPRRIVRSEWLKEEVLCLAVDYDSAFDSDVMTGGEGFVCDDRNQYLWTQSHGVYFQDGYPREDQIYADMGEIVAGSKPPLSRGRRSALFMGIASHDVMTARLIHARALERSIGTRLPL; encoded by the coding sequence ATGAATGAGGCGCTGTGGCTTTCGCAGGAGGACGTGAAGGCGCTGGACATCACCATGAAGGACGTCATGGAGGCCGTCGAGGCGGGGTGGCGCCTCAAGGGGGAGGGCAAAGTGGAGCTTCCGGCCAAGCCCGGCGTCCACCCCCGCAGGGACTGCTACATCCACGCCATGCCCTGCTGGATCGGCGGGGAGATCGATTCGGCGGGACTCAAGTGGGTCGCGGGCTATCCCGATAATCCCTCCCGGAGAGGGCTCCCCTACAACACGGGCCTCTTCATCCTCAACGATTGCGAGACGGGCCTCGTCAGGGCCGTCATGGACGCCAACTGGATGACGACGTGGCGCACCGGCGCCGCCTCCGGCGTCGGCGCCCTCCACCTGGCTCCGACGGGAGCCTCCGTCGTGGCCATCATCGGCCTGGGGACTCAGGGCAGGATCAACCTCCGGGCCATGGCCGAGGCCCTTCCCGATCTCCGGGAGGTCCGCATCCACGACGTCCGAGAGAGTCAGATCGCCTCCTTCCTGGCCGAAATGGAACCCCTTTTTCCCCGTTTCCGCTACGTCGCCTGTCCCACCGTCGAGGCCGTCTGCGCCGGAGCCGACGTGGTCATCACCTGCACGCCCATCCTGGCCGATCCGAGGCGGATCGTCCGTTCGGAATGGCTCAAGGAGGAGGTCCTCTGTCTTGCCGTCGATTACGACTCGGCCTTCGACAGCGACGTCATGACCGGCGGTGAAGGCTTCGTCTGCGACGACCGCAACCAGTACCTCTGGACCCAGAGCCACGGCGTCTACTTTCAGGACGGCTATCCCCGGGAGGATCAGATCTACGCCGACATGGGCGAGATCGTCGCCGGCAGCAAGCCCCCTCTCTCACGAGGACGGAGGAGCGCCCTTTTCATGGGCATCGCCAGCCACGACGTCATGACGGCGCGGCTCATCCACGCCAGGGCGCTGGAGCGATCGATCGGGACGCGGCTGCCTCTTTAG
- a CDS encoding TRAP transporter large permease: MSLLAAALFLLLMVGGVPLYAALLAAGSLAIYQTGGWELLRVVPQQFFGGMDAFSLMAIPLFVLSGNLMNRSGLTDRLIDFSRLLVGPVRGGLGYVNVLGSVILAGVNGSAAADASALGALLIPAMEKEGFPRAYAAGLTAGSSLIGPIIPPSIFMILYSALTNTSVGGLFAAGILPGLVLALAFLILNALFCRRHGVPRTDVSELKGRRAAILRRAVAALAAPLIIIGGIVAAIVTPTESGALAVAYCLAVGFFVTGDLTLKGAASALYETARLTSAIFLIMGAASVVGWYLKWERVGARIAEALVGLGLLDEPRLLLVVISLIVFAVGMFMEEVAVLTLLTPLFAPLAARAGIDPYHFGIVMTLNVTIALITPPVGACNYIVAAVGKVPLGELFRAIWPFVAVALVVLSLLIFFPALTVTLPRLLGF; the protein is encoded by the coding sequence ATGTCCCTCCTGGCGGCGGCCCTCTTCCTCCTCCTCATGGTCGGCGGCGTCCCCCTTTACGCCGCCCTTCTCGCCGCCGGATCCCTGGCCATCTACCAGACGGGGGGATGGGAGCTCCTTCGCGTCGTCCCCCAGCAGTTCTTCGGCGGCATGGACGCCTTCTCCCTCATGGCTATCCCTCTCTTCGTCCTTTCCGGAAACCTGATGAACCGCTCGGGTCTGACGGACCGTCTCATCGACTTCAGCCGCCTTCTCGTCGGACCGGTCCGGGGCGGGCTGGGCTACGTCAACGTCCTGGGGAGCGTCATCCTCGCCGGCGTCAACGGCTCAGCCGCCGCCGACGCCTCCGCCCTGGGGGCCCTCCTCATTCCGGCCATGGAAAAGGAGGGCTTTCCCCGGGCCTATGCGGCGGGGCTGACGGCCGGGAGCTCCCTCATCGGTCCCATCATCCCGCCCAGCATCTTCATGATCCTCTATTCGGCCCTGACGAACACGTCCGTCGGCGGTCTTTTCGCCGCCGGCATCCTCCCCGGACTCGTCCTGGCCCTGGCCTTCCTGATCCTCAACGCCCTCTTCTGCCGCCGCCACGGGGTTCCCCGCACCGACGTCTCGGAACTGAAAGGGCGCCGGGCGGCGATCCTGCGCCGGGCCGTCGCAGCCCTGGCGGCCCCCCTCATCATCATCGGAGGCATCGTCGCCGCCATCGTGACGCCCACCGAATCGGGAGCCCTGGCCGTGGCCTACTGTCTGGCCGTGGGCTTTTTCGTCACGGGAGATCTGACGCTCAAGGGGGCCGCCTCGGCTTTGTACGAGACGGCCCGCCTGACGAGCGCCATCTTCCTCATCATGGGAGCGGCCTCCGTCGTCGGCTGGTATCTCAAGTGGGAGCGCGTCGGGGCCCGCATCGCCGAGGCCCTCGTCGGACTGGGTCTCCTCGACGAGCCCCGCCTCCTCCTCGTCGTCATCAGCCTCATCGTCTTCGCCGTCGGCATGTTCATGGAGGAGGTGGCCGTCCTCACCCTTCTCACCCCTCTTTTCGCCCCCCTCGCCGCTCGGGCGGGGATCGACCCCTACCACTTCGGCATCGTCATGACCCTCAACGTCACCATCGCCCTCATCACCCCTCCCGTGGGGGCCTGCAACTACATCGTCGCCGCCGTGGGCAAGGTCCCCCTGGGCGAGCTCTTCCGGGCCATCTGGCCCTTCGTCGCCGTCGCCCTCGTCGTCCTCTCCCTCCTCATCTTTTTCCCCGCCCTCACCGTGACCCTGCCCCGTCTCCTGGGATTCTGA
- a CDS encoding TRAP transporter small permease, producing the protein MTAFPLRRLARGVETLSAVVASSLLLINVGDVLFAVVLRYLFGSSVAWTEEVARYSLIWLVMAGAAGAQSRGDHMVLDLLGPRLPRRARRTVRGLVLAVQVTVLILLVVLGAKNVAGTWTMKTMALGIPKAVVLSALPVGMALLLVQLLLGRVTEDGR; encoded by the coding sequence GTGACCGCCTTTCCTCTCCGTCGCCTCGCCAGAGGCGTCGAGACCCTCAGCGCCGTCGTGGCCTCCTCGCTCCTCCTGATCAACGTCGGCGACGTCCTTTTCGCCGTCGTCCTCCGCTACCTTTTCGGCAGCTCCGTCGCCTGGACCGAAGAGGTGGCCCGCTACTCCCTGATCTGGCTCGTCATGGCCGGTGCCGCGGGGGCCCAGTCCCGGGGGGACCACATGGTCCTCGATCTTCTCGGGCCCCGTCTTCCCCGGAGGGCGCGCCGGACGGTCCGAGGGCTTGTCCTGGCCGTTCAGGTCACCGTCCTGATCCTTCTCGTCGTCTTAGGGGCCAAAAACGTGGCCGGGACGTGGACGATGAAGACGATGGCCCTGGGCATCCCCAAGGCCGTCGTCCTCTCGGCCCTTCCCGTCGGCATGGCTCTTCTCCTGGTCCAGCTTCTCCTCGGTCGGGTGACGGAGGACGGGCGGTGA